The DNA window AGAGCAGAAACCCAAAGACCTGGGCCTGGTCGAGAAGACCGGCGCGCACCTGGGTCAGCTCGAAATCACGGTGACCGGGCCCCGCGACATCGCATCCCGTCTCACCGCGGCGGATTTCGAAGTCCAAGTGGGTAAGCGGTCGATCGAGACATTTCATCTCGATTCCATGTGTGCCGCCGATTCCTCATCCACGTTAGCGCGACCCGCCAACTACCTGTTCTACTTCGACCAGCAGCACCTTACCCCGACGGGTCGGCGCCGCGCGCTTGACGTCGTCCGGGAGATGATTCCACGGCTCATCCTTGATGGCAGCCGCGGCATGGTCGTGTCAAGCGCAAGGACCCTCAAGGTGTTCACGCAATTCACCCCCAGGGCGGAGCTGATATTGAAGGCTCTCCGGGACATGGAGGTCGATCCTGACCAAGTCGATGCGTCCCCATTGCGGGAAGAGGGACGGGTTGACGAGATAGAATCAGATATTGAAAGGGAGGACGCTGACCAAAAGGCCGAGCACAGAAGGGTCGGGGCGCTACAATTGGACCTACCGGATAGTTGCACCGATACGAGGGCCAACAACAAGCGGGACCAGGAAATCCGATCGGTAACGGGATCCTCCCAATCCAGTTCGTTTCGAGCGTCTGCTGCGGCCATCCTTGCACAGCAGTTCGAGCAAGACGAGATGGCGGCCGCTCGGGAAGACCTGCTGCGGGTCGTGGGCCTACTCCGCCGATTCGGAGGCATCGAGTCACCGAAGGTCTTTCTGTACTTCGCCGACACCATGAGGCGGAACGCCGGCGAGCATTTCGTGAAGATGGTTCCGCCGGGAGCGTTCTCATTTGCCCGCACCATCACGCGAAAGGGTGCCGTACAGCAGGTGAGCGCAGTCTCTGATCGGGGGGCGCTGGATTCCCGTTGGAGCGGGGCCGAGCCAACGGAAGGGCGGTGGCCAGGCGAGGGCAAGACGACGGGATCGGAGGGCGCCTTCGACGAGGTGCTTGCCGAGGCCGCCGCGCAGAACGTCCGTTTCTATCCGGTTCAAGCTGAAGGGCTGACGTTTTCCTCGTCTCGCGGCCAAGACGCACAGGACACGCTCGCGACCCTGGCGCTCGAGACCGGCGGGAAGGCGTTCTTGAACGGCATCCCCGCCGATCAAATGGCGGGCGACATTCTCACTGACCTCTCGTGTACCTACATGATCAGCTTCGATCCTACGGCGTTCCCTATGGATCGTCCGCTTCCGGTGCAGGTGCGGGTTCATGGGAAGCGACTGTCGGCTCACGTCCAGCGGAAGGTGGTGATTCAGAGCGAATCGGCTCGGCGAACCTCCCGGCTGCTGGCCGCGTACGCCGGGACTCACAAAGCCGATGCGGGCGCGATCACCGCAACGGTGGTTCCAACGGGTTTCGTCGACGGCGCATTCGTAGGGCTTGTACAGGTGATCGTTCCGTCGCCGTCGGAGAAGGCGGGGAGTTGGGAGATCGGAGGCACCATCGTCTCGGGTAACACGGCTCGCGAGATCGCGACGAGAATGATCACTACTAACATGGCGGGTATTCCCGTTGTCTTCGAGGCCGAGGAGACGTTTCCTGCCGGACACCAGGAGGTCGTCGCGGTGGCGCGGGAAACGTCGACCGACACGGTGGTCTCTCAAGTCGTCGACGTGACATGGCCCGAGATCGGGGCCAGCACCACGATTCTGCCGATCGCGGTGATGCAACCGGTGAACGGCGCGTTCGTCCGAGGTGACGCGACTCGCGCTCATGGGTCCGTAGCTCGGTCAGAATCCGAAGCGCTGCGGGCAGATGTGCCGACGGCCTTGGTGGGGCTCGTGTGTTGGAGCGAACGGGAGACGGCATCGCTCCATGTTGAGCGTTCGCTGCGTGGGGACGCCGAGACCACCCTGAGCTTCCCCGCCTTGGATCTCGAGCCGGGGAACGATCGCTGCACGCAGGTGCGCGACGTCATCCCCGCGGGGACCCTGGGCTCCGGTTGGTTCCGCTACTCGATCGTGGTCACCCAGGGGCAGGAGGAACTTGCGAAGACCGAGCGCAACTTCGTCGTCCAAGCCACCTCGAAATAGCGCCTTTCAGACGGGTCGATGACGCAAAGTGGATCGTCGAGGGAGACTCCGCGAAAGAAACTGACGGACTCGCCGCGCCACGTTGCTTCGCGGGCCGCGGCCGAGGCGCAACGTCGAGCGGTCCCGTTGGAGGCGGCCGGACGTGGCGATCGAGATCCGGGATGTGATACCGGCGGACCGGCCATGGGTTCGTGACGCGGTCGCAGCCGAGTGGGGCACGCCGACCGTCGTGTCCCGCGGCCACCTGCACGCCGCGGACGAGCTCCCTGGTTTCGTTGCCCTTCGCGAGCGCGCGACGGTGGGTCTGTTGACCTATCGAGTCGAGGACAGGCAGTTGGAGGTCGTCACTTTGCAGGCGTTCGTGCGGCGCATCGGGGTGGGCTCAGCGCTCATGGCGGCGGCCAAGCAGGCGGCTCGGCGAGATGGCTGCACACGGCTCTGGCTCGTGACCACGAACGACAACACGCCCGCGCAGGCGTTCTACCGGGCCGTGGGGCTTCGGCTCGCGGGCGTGCACAGCGGGGCCGTCCGTCTTTCCCGCATGTTGAAGCCGGAGATCCCGGTGCTCGGACTGAACGGCGTGCCGATCGAGGACGAGATGGAATACGAGGTGGTTTCGCAGAGGTGAACGGTCGCGGAGCCGTCTTGGGGCTCCGAAGCCTCCGCTGGACCTGCGCGGTGGCTGCATGATCGGTTCCCCCTCTGGAAAACGTCCTGCTCAGTCAACCCGCCCCCGGCGGTCGCACATCATGGACTCGGCCTCGGGCCGGGGTCGGTCGTTCTGCTGGTCCCAGTACGGGGACAAGCGCCGGAGGTTCGCGACGATCGGCGGGAATCCCTCGATCACGCGGTCGATCTCCTGCTCGGTGTTGTAACGGCTGAGACTGAAGCGCACCGAGCCGTGGACGGCGGTGAAAGGAATCCGCATCGCCTTCAGCACGTGCGAGGGCTCGAGCGACCCGGAGGTGCACGCCGAACCGCTCGAAGCGCAAATGCCGCGATCGTTGAGCAGGTACAGCATCCCTTCTCCTTCGATGAAGTGCACCGAGATGCTCAGCGTGTTCGGCAGCCGCGGCGCACCTTTGCCGTTGACCTCAACGGATGGGATGCGGGCCGTCAACTCCGCCTCGAGACGGTCGCGCAGGACCCGGATCCGGCGCTCGTCGGCTTCGTGATTCTCCCGTGCCAGCTCGGCGGCTCGGGCCAGCCCGACGACGTACGCGACGTTCTCGGTCCCCGCCCTCCTTCCCGACTCCTGATGACCGCCGACCATGACGGGGCGCCAGCGAGTGCCGCGCTTGACGTAGAGCGCACCGACCCCTTTCGGGGCGTGCAGCTTGTGGCCCGATAGCGCCAGCAGGTCGACGTGCCGCAGGGAACCGCGAAGATCGAGATTGAGCTTCCCGGCCGTCTGGGTCGCGTCGGTGAAGAAGAGGATCTCGGGCTCGGTCTCCTTGGTGATCCGTGACAGCTCTTCGATCGGGAAGATCACCCCGGTCTCGTTGTTGGCGTGCATGATCGCCGCCAGCAGGGTGTCGGGCCGAAGGGCACGGATGAAGTCCCGCATGTCGAGATTCCCCGAAGGGTCGACCGGCAGAAAGGTGACCTCGATGCCGCCGGCCGCCATCTCCCTGCAAACCTCCAGCACCGCCGGATGCTCCACGGCGGTGGTGACGATGTGCCTCCGATCCGGAGCGGCCTTGACCGCGCCGCGGAGCGCCGCGTTGACGCTCTCGGTCGCGCAGGACGTGAACACGATCTCGTCGGGCTCGACACCGCCGAGAAACTGTGCGAGGGCCTGCCGCGAGCGTTTCAACGCCGCGGCCGCAGGTTGCGCTCTCTCGTACGCCGAGCTGGGATTGAAGTAATCCGTGGTGAGGTAGGGCATCACCGCCTCGAGCACCTCGGGAGCGACCTGCGTCGTGGCTCATTCCACAATTTGCAACGCGACAGTCTTCGATTCAAATGCTAAAGACCTGGGCGATGGGCGAACCCAGCACGCAGAGCAGAACGCTTGTGCCAGCAACGGCTGGGCGCCTCCATTTGCTCAATAAAGAATATTGGAGGCGTTTTTCAACCATTCGAACCGCAGCGTAAGTGCCGCAGCGCCCGTCGTATCGCTTTTGCGGCGGCAGGTCACGAGTCCGCCCAAGGATCCATCGCACTGCGGGTTTCCCTGTTCAAGGAGATGGTAGACGTCCCACTTCAAGCCGAAGCGCATCGTCATGGGTCCCACGCTCGCCACGCGAGACTCGACAAAATACTCGAGGCCTTGGAGGCGGGAACTCTCGATGCCGTGTTTGTCGATGCTTCCCGTGGGAACCACGTAATCCAGGTACATCCTCGTAGGACTACCTAGAAATCGAAGGCGAAACACGACCCCAGGAGCTGGGTGCCATGCCGCCTTATCGAATTGGCTGGTCCATAGGCGGCTATAGGATGCTCCGGCGGTTATGCCGAAGTAACGATTGGCCCAAAAAATTGCTTTTCCGGAAGTGACAACCGAGTGCCCATCGTTCGTGGAGAGTTTTCTATCCGCCGAGAATTCAATGGCGCCTTGTGCTTCAAGTCGAAGAGAAAACGGATGCTCGATACTGGTTCCGAAGGCAGTGTGTGGAAGCTTGTAACCAAGCCCCGCGTAGGTGCCAAGTTCGGAG is part of the Terriglobia bacterium genome and encodes:
- a CDS encoding GNAT family N-acetyltransferase, whose protein sequence is MAIEIRDVIPADRPWVRDAVAAEWGTPTVVSRGHLHAADELPGFVALRERATVGLLTYRVEDRQLEVVTLQAFVRRIGVGSALMAAAKQAARRDGCTRLWLVTTNDNTPAQAFYRAVGLRLAGVHSGAVRLSRMLKPEIPVLGLNGVPIEDEMEYEVVSQR
- a CDS encoding aminotransferase class V-fold PLP-dependent enzyme codes for the protein MPYLTTDYFNPSSAYERAQPAAAALKRSRQALAQFLGGVEPDEIVFTSCATESVNAALRGAVKAAPDRRHIVTTAVEHPAVLEVCREMAAGGIEVTFLPVDPSGNLDMRDFIRALRPDTLLAAIMHANNETGVIFPIEELSRITKETEPEILFFTDATQTAGKLNLDLRGSLRHVDLLALSGHKLHAPKGVGALYVKRGTRWRPVMVGGHQESGRRAGTENVAYVVGLARAAELARENHEADERRIRVLRDRLEAELTARIPSVEVNGKGAPRLPNTLSISVHFIEGEGMLYLLNDRGICASSGSACTSGSLEPSHVLKAMRIPFTAVHGSVRFSLSRYNTEQEIDRVIEGFPPIVANLRRLSPYWDQQNDRPRPEAESMMCDRRGRVD